In Pseudobythopirellula maris, a single window of DNA contains:
- a CDS encoding rhomboid family intramembrane serine protease: MFFPCSADAPIYHWPYATVGLIVANVAVFVGMVTGELTPAGPWVLMYGDGLHPAQWVGAHFSHAGPGHLLYNMAFLWVFGLIVEGKLGWWKFLSLYLGICIIEGAIEQLVMLPFGAVGTGSLGASSAIYGVMAIAIVWAPANEISFFYFFWFYFRFIVGTFEVPVAMVAAFYVGLDMLLAMLGGAGAASSLLHLAGAAVGFPIGVAMLHWKLVDCEGWDLFHYQNRVDENDPKQVQKKLKALDKRKKKKDDAQLAGALEQWRLYLKNGAPLAALTLCRKMQEVGQGLELGVDDLRALVRGLHAEKHWGDSAPYMARLIELDPEHAPALRLKLAQICVVELSRPGRALELLSQVDDARLTLDQRGLKARIAHRAAELQGEGTVELDDGAWQSLAPS; encoded by the coding sequence ATGTTCTTCCCTTGCAGCGCCGACGCCCCGATCTACCACTGGCCGTACGCCACGGTGGGGCTGATCGTGGCGAACGTGGCGGTCTTCGTCGGCATGGTCACCGGTGAGCTAACGCCCGCCGGCCCGTGGGTGCTGATGTACGGCGACGGGCTGCACCCGGCCCAGTGGGTCGGCGCCCACTTCAGCCATGCCGGCCCCGGCCACCTGTTGTACAACATGGCCTTCCTTTGGGTGTTCGGTCTGATCGTCGAGGGCAAGCTCGGCTGGTGGAAGTTCCTGTCGCTGTACCTTGGCATCTGCATCATCGAGGGGGCGATCGAACAGCTGGTGATGCTCCCCTTTGGCGCCGTTGGCACGGGATCGCTGGGGGCCTCTTCGGCGATCTACGGCGTCATGGCGATCGCCATCGTTTGGGCGCCCGCCAATGAGATCAGCTTCTTCTACTTCTTCTGGTTCTACTTCCGTTTCATCGTGGGAACCTTCGAGGTTCCGGTGGCCATGGTCGCGGCGTTCTACGTCGGCCTCGACATGCTGCTCGCCATGCTTGGGGGCGCCGGCGCCGCGTCGAGCCTGCTGCACCTGGCCGGGGCGGCGGTTGGCTTCCCGATCGGCGTGGCGATGCTCCACTGGAAGCTGGTCGACTGCGAGGGCTGGGACCTGTTCCACTACCAGAACCGTGTCGACGAGAACGACCCCAAGCAGGTGCAAAAGAAACTCAAGGCGCTCGACAAACGCAAGAAGAAGAAAGACGACGCCCAGCTCGCCGGCGCCCTCGAACAGTGGCGCCTCTACCTGAAGAACGGCGCCCCGCTCGCCGCGCTCACGCTCTGCCGGAAGATGCAGGAGGTCGGCCAAGGGCTGGAGCTCGGGGTCGACGACCTGCGGGCCCTCGTCCGCGGGCTGCACGCCGAGAAGCACTGGGGCGATTCGGCGCCGTACATGGCGCGGCTGATCGAGCTCGACCCCGAGCACGCCCCGGCGCTGCGGCTCAAGCTGGCGCAGATCTGCGTGGTCGAACTCAGCCGGCCGGGCCGGGCCCTGGAACTGCTTTCCCAGGTCGACGACGCCCGGCTGACCCTCGACCAACGCGGCCTGAAGGCGCGGATCGCCCACCGGGCCGCCGAGCTGCAGGGCGAGGGGACCGTCGAGCTCGACGATGGTGCGTGGCAATCGCTGGCCCCCTCTTAG